In the genome of Oscillospiraceae bacterium, the window GGGCTAACGCCCGAGAATGTAAAGCAATACACGATCGAAGGACATACCATATATATCCAAGCCGGTGCGGGCGAAGGTTCAGCCTTTTCTGATAAGGCATATCAAGCTATGGGCGCAATTATTTTGCCTACTGCTAGAGAAGTTTGGCAAAAAAGCGAAATGATCATAAAAGTCAAGGAGCCACTGTCGGAAGAGTACAACCTTTTGCAAGAGGGACAAATCCTTTATGCCTATCTGCACTTAGCTGCAAATCGCCCTGTAACAGAAGCGCTTTTGCAGAAAAAGGTCAAAGCCGTTGCCTACGAAACCATCGAAGACAAGGCCGGCAGATTGCCGCTTTTAAAGCCGATGAGCGAGGTTGCGGGCAGGTTAAGCATCCAAGTTGGCGCGCGCTGCTTGGAAACGCCAATGGGCGGCATGGGGTTGCTCTTAGGCGGTGTGCCGGGCGTAAAGCGAGGAAATGTTGTCATTTTGGGTGGTGGCGTAGTGGGCATCGGCGCTTGCAAGATGGCCATCGGGCTGGGCGCAAATGTCACGATACTGGACAACAACATGGAACGGCTTGCCTATTTAGATGATTTGTTTGGCCAAAACATTCAAACCTTATACTGCACGCCAATCACCGTAGAGCAAGTTTTGCCCGATGCTGATTTAGTCATCGGCGCCATTTTGGTGCCTGGGGCCGCTGCAGAAAAACTGATTCGGCGAGAGCATCTCAAGCGTATGAAACCAGGCAGCGTCATTGTCGATGTTGCTGTAGACCAAGGCGGCTGTTGCGAAACCACACGGGTCACTTATCATGATGACCCGACATATATCGTAGACGATGTCGTGCACTACTGCGTCGCCAACATGCCGGGTGCAGTGTCAAGAACATCTGCCATCGCATTGACGAATGCGACCATTACATATGGCACGCGCATTGCAAACCTCGGTTTAGAAGCTGCCGCCCAAAGCGACCCCGCCATTCAATTAGGCGTAAATTGTTATGACGGCCATATGACTTATAAAGCTGTGGCAACAGAGTTTGACCTACCCTACCGTAATTTGCTGGAGCTGATTTAAGGATAATTGACACAAAAATAGCCGCTGAA includes:
- the ald gene encoding alanine dehydrogenase yields the protein MLIGCVKEIKRYEDRVGLTPENVKQYTIEGHTIYIQAGAGEGSAFSDKAYQAMGAIILPTAREVWQKSEMIIKVKEPLSEEYNLLQEGQILYAYLHLAANRPVTEALLQKKVKAVAYETIEDKAGRLPLLKPMSEVAGRLSIQVGARCLETPMGGMGLLLGGVPGVKRGNVVILGGGVVGIGACKMAIGLGANVTILDNNMERLAYLDDLFGQNIQTLYCTPITVEQVLPDADLVIGAILVPGAAAEKLIRREHLKRMKPGSVIVDVAVDQGGCCETTRVTYHDDPTYIVDDVVHYCVANMPGAVSRTSAIALTNATITYGTRIANLGLEAAAQSDPAIQLGVNCYDGHMTYKAVATEFDLPYRNLLELI